In the genome of Monodelphis domestica isolate mMonDom1 chromosome 2, mMonDom1.pri, whole genome shotgun sequence, one region contains:
- the CRABP2 gene encoding cellular retinoic acid-binding protein 2, which translates to MPNFSGNWKIIGSENFEDLLKALGVNVMLRKIAVAAASKPAVEIKQDGESFYIKTSTTVRTTEINFKIGEEFEEQTVDGRPCKSLVKWESQNKMVCEQRLLKGEGPKTSWSRELTNDGELILTMTADDVVCTRVYVRE; encoded by the exons ATGCCCAACTTCTCCGGGAACTGGAAGATCATCGGATCAGAAAACTTTGAGGACTTGCTCAAGGCGTTGG GAGTGAATGTGATGCTAAGGAAGATTGCTGTGGCAGCTGCCTCAAAGCCGGCGGTGGAGATCAAGCAGGATGGAGAGAGTTTCTATATCAAAACTTCGACCACTGTGAGGACCACTGAGATTAACTTCAAAATTGGGGAAGAGTTTGAGGAGCAGACGGTGGACGGGAGGCCCTGTAAG AGCTTGGTGAAGTGGGAAAGCCAGAACAAGATGGTCTGTGAACAGAGACTCCTAAAAGGGGAGGGACCCAAGACCTCCTGGTCCCGAGAGCTGACCAACGATGGAGAATTAATCCTG ACCATGACAGCGGATGATGTGGTGTGCACCAGGGTCTACGTCAGGGAATGA